In Symmachiella dynata, the following are encoded in one genomic region:
- a CDS encoding peroxiredoxin family protein, with translation MNRIHIPLTLLAIACGLFWTGGELRSAEKETKPPAVGKKAPDFELPTLEGKKHKLSKLIEEGPVVVVMLRGFPTYQCPLCSRQMTEFLNAAKGFNEQKSTVVFVYPDNKDGVAEHAQQFIKGKKFPPNFLFLLDPDFAFTNAYGLRWEGEKETSYPSTFIIDGDQKVTFAKISRSHGGRTKAKEIIAELGK, from the coding sequence ATGAATCGAATACACATTCCGTTGACACTGCTGGCCATCGCCTGTGGACTATTTTGGACAGGCGGCGAACTTCGCAGCGCAGAAAAGGAAACCAAACCACCCGCCGTCGGTAAAAAAGCCCCCGATTTTGAACTCCCGACATTGGAGGGCAAAAAACACAAACTGAGCAAGCTGATCGAAGAGGGACCGGTCGTGGTCGTTATGCTCCGCGGTTTTCCCACCTACCAATGCCCACTCTGCTCCCGGCAAATGACCGAATTTCTCAACGCCGCCAAGGGGTTCAACGAGCAGAAATCGACGGTCGTGTTTGTGTATCCCGACAACAAAGATGGGGTGGCCGAGCATGCTCAGCAATTCATCAAGGGAAAGAAGTTTCCCCCGAATTTCCTGTTTCTGCTCGATCCCGATTTTGCGTTCACCAATGCCTACGGATTGCGCTGGGAAGGGGAGAAGGAAACCTCGTATCCTTCGACCTTCATCATCGATGGGGATCAGAAAGTCACGTTCGCAAAAATCAGCCGCTCACATGGCGGGCGGACGAAAGCCAAGGAAATCATCGCTGAACTCGGCAAATGA
- the rbsK gene encoding ribokinase, with protein sequence MPPSAIIVLGSVNTDLVIRSPRIPAPGETVLGGEYFQAPGGKGANQAVAAARAARDPVTFIAAVGDDEFGRAALDNFSRENLVSQYITTVPHQPSGVALIFVDEQGENAISVASGANLHLTPQHVDALPENLFAAAGVFLCCLESPIETVVRGLQRARAAGLITILNPAPALPEIATPEILALVDVLTPNAGEAALLTGRDGVGEAAQQLRDLGCGCVITTLGPDGCQITGETNVRIPSRKVTAVDTTAAGDAFNGALAVAVSEGLALEQAAHWATAAAAIAVTRSGAQPSLADRDEIEAALSKKGE encoded by the coding sequence ATGCCGCCTTCGGCCATTATTGTGCTCGGTTCGGTGAACACCGATTTAGTCATTCGTTCACCACGGATTCCTGCTCCTGGAGAAACGGTTCTGGGGGGCGAATACTTTCAGGCGCCGGGCGGCAAAGGGGCCAACCAAGCCGTCGCCGCTGCCCGTGCCGCCCGCGATCCGGTCACCTTTATTGCTGCCGTCGGGGATGACGAATTCGGACGCGCTGCGCTTGATAATTTCTCTCGCGAAAACCTCGTCAGCCAGTACATCACGACCGTACCCCACCAACCCTCCGGTGTGGCGCTGATTTTTGTGGATGAACAGGGCGAAAACGCGATCAGCGTTGCCTCCGGTGCCAATCTGCATCTTACTCCTCAGCACGTTGATGCGCTCCCCGAGAACTTGTTCGCCGCCGCAGGGGTGTTTCTGTGCTGTTTGGAATCCCCCATAGAAACCGTCGTCCGGGGACTACAGCGCGCGCGAGCTGCCGGACTGATCACCATCCTCAACCCCGCACCGGCGCTCCCTGAAATCGCCACTCCTGAGATCCTGGCATTGGTCGACGTGCTGACCCCCAATGCCGGTGAAGCTGCGTTGCTGACCGGGAGAGACGGTGTTGGGGAGGCGGCGCAACAGTTGCGCGATCTCGGATGTGGCTGCGTCATCACCACCTTGGGGCCCGACGGTTGCCAGATCACGGGTGAAACGAACGTACGCATTCCCAGCCGGAAGGTCACCGCCGTCGATACCACCGCTGCCGGAGACGCTTTTAACGGCGCACTTGCCGTAGCAGTCTCCGAAGGTCTGGCGCTGGAACAAGCCGCACACTGGGCAACCGCCGCCGCGGCCATTGCCGTCACCCGCTCCGGCGCGCAACCGTCTCTGGCCGACCGCGACGAAATTGAGGCAGCCCTGTCGAAAAAGGGCGAATAA
- a CDS encoding HlyD family efflux transporter periplasmic adaptor subunit — MASPNSSMAASIERPVILRRRPDLVVSEQRYEGRTYYLIKDPVGLKYYRFQEEEYKILASLDGVRSLKEIKDEFEAEFIPQKITLEELQQFIGRLHESGMVISEAAGQGAKLLKRREDRAKKQLKSTLSNVLYIKLPGFDPARALNWLYPRFEWIYTPWALACVVLLAFSALGLVLVNFHEFRGRPEMESFHSFFNMKNIVWLWIAMGMTKIVHEFGHGLTCHHFGGECHEMGMLFLVLSPALYCNVSDSWTMPNKWHRIAISLAGIYVEVVLASISTFIWWYSAPGLIHNIAFSTMFVCSVNTILLNANPLMRFDGYYVMSDWLEIPNLRTKANQLLQRTAAQVCLGLEMPADPFMPKSRKGWFITYAIASWCYRWMVTFGILLFLYTFLKPYKLGAISAMMATGIVIMMFVMPVVKMVKFIFTPGRLEMIKKFRATVSGVVAVALLVGFLMIPVPKRVNTVFTVRPRDAEAVFVKGGGRIKKVLVQPGEQVKKGDVLVELENEDFNFELRAQERIATDQKYAEVVYRNLGSKFGGERAQSEELYHDALKQVEIRQEQIDDLRVTAPVDGTVFPPEIVSEPPHHDIYETLPRWHGSPLDKRNLGTFLEPGTSVCTIGDPHQKEAILIIDQSEIEFVQEGFPVYIKFDAFPDKTFQCKIEQLSRRVMEDSPSQLSNSLGGELATTQDSSGRMKPLNTSYQALVFIQDPEGNFPMDLLVSGLKGRAKIECKRRTLAQVAWRYLAETFHFRL, encoded by the coding sequence ATGGCCTCCCCCAATTCCTCGATGGCTGCCTCGATCGAACGGCCGGTGATTTTGCGCCGCCGTCCCGATTTGGTCGTCAGCGAGCAACGCTACGAGGGGCGGACCTACTACCTGATTAAGGATCCGGTCGGACTCAAGTACTACCGGTTTCAGGAAGAAGAATACAAAATCCTCGCGTCGCTCGATGGCGTGCGGAGCCTCAAGGAAATCAAAGACGAATTCGAGGCGGAATTCATTCCGCAAAAAATCACGCTCGAAGAATTGCAGCAATTCATCGGCCGGCTGCATGAATCGGGAATGGTCATCAGCGAGGCGGCAGGGCAGGGGGCAAAGCTGCTCAAACGCCGCGAGGACCGCGCCAAAAAGCAATTGAAGTCCACGCTGTCGAACGTGCTGTACATCAAACTCCCTGGTTTCGACCCCGCACGGGCGCTCAATTGGCTGTATCCCCGCTTCGAATGGATCTACACCCCATGGGCGCTGGCCTGTGTTGTTCTGCTGGCGTTCTCCGCTTTGGGGTTAGTCTTGGTGAATTTCCATGAGTTCCGCGGTCGCCCGGAAATGGAAAGCTTTCACTCCTTTTTCAACATGAAAAACATCGTCTGGCTGTGGATCGCCATGGGGATGACAAAAATTGTCCACGAGTTCGGACACGGCTTGACTTGCCATCATTTTGGCGGCGAATGCCATGAAATGGGGATGCTGTTCCTCGTGCTCTCCCCGGCGCTGTATTGCAACGTCTCGGACTCCTGGACAATGCCCAACAAATGGCACCGCATCGCCATCAGTCTGGCTGGAATTTACGTCGAAGTGGTGCTCGCCTCGATCTCTACGTTCATCTGGTGGTATTCCGCACCCGGCTTGATCCACAACATCGCCTTTAGCACGATGTTTGTCTGTTCGGTAAATACCATCCTGCTCAACGCCAACCCGCTGATGCGATTTGACGGCTACTACGTCATGAGCGACTGGTTGGAAATTCCCAACCTGCGAACCAAGGCAAACCAACTGCTGCAACGGACCGCCGCGCAGGTCTGCCTCGGCTTGGAAATGCCCGCCGATCCCTTTATGCCCAAATCTCGCAAAGGGTGGTTTATTACTTATGCCATCGCCAGTTGGTGTTATCGCTGGATGGTCACGTTCGGGATTCTGCTGTTCTTGTACACGTTTCTCAAACCGTACAAGTTAGGCGCCATCAGCGCGATGATGGCTACCGGTATTGTCATCATGATGTTTGTCATGCCGGTCGTCAAAATGGTGAAGTTCATCTTTACTCCGGGAAGGTTGGAAATGATCAAAAAATTCCGGGCCACGGTCAGTGGAGTCGTCGCTGTCGCATTGCTGGTCGGCTTTTTAATGATCCCGGTGCCTAAGCGAGTCAACACGGTCTTTACCGTCCGGCCCCGCGACGCCGAAGCGGTGTTCGTCAAAGGGGGTGGTCGCATCAAAAAGGTGCTTGTGCAACCAGGGGAACAAGTCAAAAAAGGGGACGTACTCGTCGAATTGGAGAACGAGGACTTCAACTTCGAACTGCGCGCACAGGAACGGATTGCCACCGACCAAAAATACGCGGAAGTCGTTTATCGCAATCTGGGCAGCAAATTTGGCGGAGAGAGAGCCCAGTCCGAGGAGCTTTATCATGACGCCCTCAAACAAGTCGAAATCCGCCAAGAGCAGATCGACGACCTCCGCGTCACAGCGCCGGTCGACGGAACCGTGTTTCCTCCCGAAATTGTCTCTGAACCGCCCCACCACGATATCTACGAAACGCTCCCCCGCTGGCATGGGAGCCCGCTCGACAAGCGCAACCTCGGTACTTTTTTAGAACCGGGTACGTCCGTTTGCACGATTGGCGATCCTCACCAAAAAGAAGCGATTCTGATCATCGACCAATCCGAGATTGAGTTCGTCCAGGAAGGTTTTCCGGTCTACATCAAATTCGATGCGTTTCCCGACAAAACCTTTCAATGCAAAATCGAACAGCTTTCGCGGCGCGTGATGGAGGACTCCCCCAGCCAACTCTCCAACTCCCTCGGCGGTGAACTTGCCACCACCCAGGATTCCTCCGGTCGCATGAAGCCGCTCAACACCTCCTATCAAGCACTGGTCTTCATCCAAGACCCGGAGGGCAATTTTCCTATGGATCTGTTGGTGTCGGGATTAAAAGGCCGCGCCAAAATCGAATGCAAACGCCGCACCCTCGCACAAGTCGCTTGGCGGTATCTCGCTGAGACGTTCCACTTCAGGTTGTGA